The window GCTGCTGGCGGTCCTTCTGTTCTGAGGACGGGCGGGGGAAGGATGATCTCATGATCTTTTCTGACTACTGGATGCTCTGGCCGATTGTCGTCCCCCTGGCGGCGGCGTTCGTGCTGCAGGTGCTGGACTATTTCGTTCCGGAAAGGATGGAGGGCTGGATAAGGATTTCCGCTGTCGTCACCGCAGCGGCTGCCCTCGGGGCTTCCTTCTCCGGCTGGAACGCGGTGCGGGTGCTCCATGTGGGGGGGTGGGCCGCCGAGCTTGGAATTATCCTCGTCACCGACAGGCTCTCTTCCGTTTTCCTTCTCGTTTCCTCCCTGGGGGGGGCGGCTTCCGCCTGGACAGTGTTTTTCCCCTTCCGGAGGGAGAACCGCCGCTTCTGCGGGTTGTTCTTTATTCTCTGGGGAGCGCTCAACGGAATTCTCGTCACGGGCGACCTCTTCAACATGTACGTTTTTTTTGAGATCCTGGCCGTATCGGCCTATGTGCTGGCAGGAGCCGCCATGACCCGGGAAGGCCTCGAGGCGGGGCTGAAATACCTCGTCCTCGGCACCGTGGGGGCCCTGTTCCTTCTTATGGGAACGGCGCTGCTCTACATGGGGAGCGGAACGCTGAACCTCGCCCTTCTTTCCTCCGCCATGGAGAGCGTTCCCAGGGGTGCGGCCGCCGCCGCCGCCGCGTGCCTCCTGACAGGGCTCGGACTTAAAATGGGAATGTTTCCCTTTCATTTCTGGCTTCCCGACGCTCATTCGTCCGCGTCCACAGGGGTGAGCATGATTCTGTCCGGAGTGGTGGTGAAGGCCTCTTTCTACGCCCTGCTGCGGATCGTGTTCCTTCTTTTTCCGGCAGGGTCCGGCTTCTTTTCGGTTCCCGACATCCTTCTGGCTCTCGGTGTTCTCTCCCTCGCGGCGGGGCACCTGTCCGCCCAGCGACAGCATGACGTGAAGCGCCTCCTGGCGTGGTCCACGGTGGCCCACATGGGGTACCTTCTGATCGGCGCAGGGTGCGCTTCTCCCCTGGGCATCGGCGGAGCCCTTCTTCACGCGCTCAACCACGGGGCGGCGAAAATGGGGCTCTTCCTCGGTGCCGGCGGGCTGTATTCCCTTTCGGGGAGCAGGAACTGGCGTTCCTTCGGGGGGGGCAGCGTCACGCCATCCCCGGGAAACGGGAGCCATGGCCCTCCTGGCGGCGTCTCTGGCGGGCATTCCTCCCCTGGGCGGCTTCTGGAGCAAGTGGATGATTCTCCTGGCGGCGGCGGAGCGGGGGGCCTGGGTTGCGGCCCTGGCGGTGGCTGCGGGTACAGTCCTCTCGTGCCTCTATTATGTTCCTCTTTTCTTCGTGCTGTACGGTCCGTCACGGCCCGAAGTCTCCGCAAAGAAGTCGGGAGCCCCATTCCCCGGGGGAAGGCTACTCCTTGCCCTCGGCGCTTCAGCGGTGCTCCTCGCGCTCCTCTATCTCGTTCCCGGGCTGCGGGAGCAGTTTGTTTCGGCGGGAACGTCGGCCCTGGTCCCGGACGCCTACATCGGGAACGTCCTGGGCAGGCCGGTCCCCTGACGGTGTATATCCATGGCAAGGAGGTTGATCTCGCCCATGACCGAAAAAAAGGAACTGCGGGAACTCGTGTCACCATTGCAGGAAGTTCTTCTTGAGTCCCGGCGGACGGCCATGACGGCCGTCAACGCGGAGATGCTCAGGGCCTACTGGGAGATGGGAAAAATTCTCCTGGAGGCACGGGAAGGAGAGAATGTCCCGGATGACCTTCTCGAAGCCGTGTCGGCGGAGCTGGCGCCGGAATTCGGGAGGGCGTTCAGCGCGAAGAAGCTCGCGGCCATCCGGTCATTCTACGGCGAATACGCCCACCGGCCTCCCCTTATCCGCTTCCATGAAAAAAACGAGCTCGCGGAATCGGGGCTTCCGCCCCTTAACCCCAGGCTCAGCTGGACCCATTACCGCCTCCTTCTTTCCCTTCCCGGGGAGGAGGAGAGAAAAGCGGCCGAGCGGATGACTCTTCGGGAGCGGTGGTCCGTATCCGAACTGGAACGGCAGCTCGGGAACGGAACCCCCCTGGTGTGCCCGGATACGGGAGAGGAGTGCGACGACGGTCCCTCCTACCCAGAGGATTTCGCCTCCGATCCTCATGTCCAGGCCTTTCTCGGGGTCCCCGAGAGGCAGCGTCTCACGGAAACCGTCCTCGAACGGGCTCTCATCGACCATCTGCAGACTTTTTTCCTCGAGAAAGGGCAGGATCTCTATCTCGTGGAACGGCAGAGAGAAACCGTCCTCGACGGAGAAGCGGTTTTCACCGACCTCCTCTTCTACTCCAGGCCCCTTCATGCCTTTCTCGCGGCGGAACTGGTGTACGGCGATTTTTCCCGTGAGGATGAACAACGGATGGAGCGTGTCCTCCGGAAGATCAGGGAGGACGGCCTGGTGGAGGATGAGACGGAGAATCCTCCGGCGGGGCTTCTCCTCTCGGTGAGGAAGGACGGCGGGCGGATGAGGTATATCTTC of the Aminivibrio pyruvatiphilus genome contains:
- a CDS encoding proton-conducting transporter membrane subunit — translated: MALLAASLAGIPPLGGFWSKWMILLAAAERGAWVAALAVAAGTVLSCLYYVPLFFVLYGPSRPEVSAKKSGAPFPGGRLLLALGASAVLLALLYLVPGLREQFVSAGTSALVPDAYIGNVLGRPVP
- a CDS encoding PDDEXK nuclease domain-containing protein, whose protein sequence is MTEKKELRELVSPLQEVLLESRRTAMTAVNAEMLRAYWEMGKILLEAREGENVPDDLLEAVSAELAPEFGRAFSAKKLAAIRSFYGEYAHRPPLIRFHEKNELAESGLPPLNPRLSWTHYRLLLSLPGEEERKAAERMTLRERWSVSELERQLGNGTPLVCPDTGEECDDGPSYPEDFASDPHVQAFLGVPERQRLTETVLERALIDHLQTFFLEKGQDLYLVERQRETVLDGEAVFTDLLFYSRPLHAFLAAELVYGDFSREDEQRMERVLRKIREDGLVEDETENPPAGLLLSVRKDGGRMRYIFPAGAAGQEQRYRSRLPLEEDIAAELERERDEILARYPFLEE